In Methanococcoides sp. LMO-2, the genomic stretch GAAGCTCTTGTGGGAGTAAAGGACCCTGAAGAAAAGAGGAAGATCGTCGGTGAGACATTCATCCGCATCTTTGAGGAAGAAGCACGCGAGCTTGAAGCAGAATACCTGATCCAGGGAACTATATACCCCGACAAGATCGAATCTGAAGGCGGAATCAAATCCCACCACAACGTTGGCGGATTACCTGAAAAGATCGACTTCAAAGACATCATCGAACCTATCGATGACCTGTACAAGGATGAAGTTCGTGAGGTTGCAAAGGCACTTGAACTCCCTGATGAGATCTGTGAGAGGATGCCATTCCCGGGACCCGGACTTTCCGTAAGGATAATCGGTGAGGTTACCGAGGAGAAAGTAGATGTGGTCCGCGAGGCAAACGCAATCGTTGAGGAAGAACTGCTCGAGAAGTTCAAACCATGGCAGACATTCGCTGCTGTTGTCGGTAAAGGAACCGGTGTCAAAGGTGATGTCAGAGTACATGGCTGGATCGTCGCAGTCCGCGCAGTGGGCTCAAGGGACGGAATGACCGCAGAAGCACTCGAACTTCCATGGGAAACCCTGAAGAAGATCGAAACAAGGATCTCCGGCGAGATACCATCTGTTGCCAGAGTGCTTTACGACCTGTCACCAAAACCACCTGCAACAATCGAGTTCGAATAATGTCACTCAACAAAGCCGTACTGGAAATACGCAACCGCCAGCGTATAAAGCCATCATCGAATGAGTATCCTGCTGCCGTCTGGAGGAGCACTGACCACTTCAACGGCGAAACAGTGGATACGCTGACCATCATCTTCAAGACATCAGGATGCTGGTGGGGAAAGGCAGGCGGCTGCACCATGTGCGGTTTTGTCTATGATAGCGCAAAGATCCCGCCACAGCCGGAAGAGCTTGAGAAGCAGCTTGAGAATGCCATGCAAAAAGGCGAAAGGCTTGAGCGCTTCATGGTCAAGATATTCACATCAGGCAGTTTCCTGGATGAAAAAGAGATCCCTGTTGAAACGAGGAAGAAAATCCTTGGGAAGCTGGCAGCCGATGAACGTGTGTTCAAGGTGATCGTGGAAAGCCGTCCGGAGTTTGTCACAGACGAGATCCTGAAATCATGTAGCGATGCTCTTGGAGATACATCATTCGAAGTTGCCATCGGTCTTGAGACCAGCTCAGACAACATCCGCAAGAACTCTATTAACAAAGGATTCACCTTCGCTGATTTTACCAGGGCTGCTGAAGCAGCTAAGAACAACAATGTGGCCATGAAAGCTTATCTATTGCTAAAACCCCTCTTCCTCTCGGAAAAGGAAGCTATGGAAGACATTGTGAATACCATCGATGAT encodes the following:
- the guaA gene encoding glutamine-hydrolyzing GMP synthase encodes the protein MVKVEKFIPKAIDRIKEKAKGKTIVGLSGGVDSSVCAVLAYRALGDLFFPIYIDTGLMRKGETEVIEEIFADMNLQVIHAKDRFLEALVGVKDPEEKRKIVGETFIRIFEEEARELEAEYLIQGTIYPDKIESEGGIKSHHNVGGLPEKIDFKDIIEPIDDLYKDEVREVAKALELPDEICERMPFPGPGLSVRIIGEVTEEKVDVVREANAIVEEELLEKFKPWQTFAAVVGKGTGVKGDVRVHGWIVAVRAVGSRDGMTAEALELPWETLKKIETRISGEIPSVARVLYDLSPKPPATIEFE
- a CDS encoding archaeosine biosynthesis radical SAM protein RaSEA gives rise to the protein MSLNKAVLEIRNRQRIKPSSNEYPAAVWRSTDHFNGETVDTLTIIFKTSGCWWGKAGGCTMCGFVYDSAKIPPQPEELEKQLENAMQKGERLERFMVKIFTSGSFLDEKEIPVETRKKILGKLAADERVFKVIVESRPEFVTDEILKSCSDALGDTSFEVAIGLETSSDNIRKNSINKGFTFADFTRAAEAAKNNNVAMKAYLLLKPLFLSEKEAMEDIVNTIDDVAGHAQTISINLCNVQNGTYVEHMWQRGQYRPPWLWSIVEILQRAKQKHPELVITSDPVGAGSKRGPHNCKKCSRDVSDAVHLFSRTQDLTVLDGLDCGCKELWKKVLEMDGLTYGSPIRD